Within the Wolbachia pipientis genome, the region TACCAGGTGCAAATTCTTAATAACTTGTTAAAAAGTTAATAACCAAAATTAGTCTGACGCTAGAGAAGGTTTGGGCTTTTTACCACCAAAGCAGCCTGGCTGGCGGGAAGGACCCACATTTCACCCCGTTTCTATATTATTAAAATCGTTACTTATAGTAGAATTAGTATTAAAACTCATTATGTAAAATATTAATATCACAGCATTCGCTAAAACTCATTATGTAAAACATTAATGCCAAAGCATCCCCCTCATTATCGTCTTGAGGGAAAAAACCTTTTTCACGTATCGCTTCAATAACTTCACTTTTGCTGGCATTACCCTTGCCTGCTATGAAACGTTTTATAGTTTTTACAGATACACCTTTATACGGCACGTTATGTTCTTCACACCAAGCAGAGAGAACGGCAAGAAAACCACCGTAGCAATGCGCTGCGTCAGTTCCAAGATGTCTTCTTACTTCTTCAAAATAAACCGCAGTGAACTTATGCTCCAAGGAATTAAGCCAATTGCCAAAACTCAAAAAATGCATGCCACCTCCACTGAAACGGCTACCATGAAAATTTTTGCTCCCACTTTCAATTACTCCATCGGTGAAAATAGCCCAGCCGGTTTGCTTGCCGAGGTCTAGTGTTAGGATTGACATTTATATTCAGAATTTGTTCGCTAGAGTGTAAAGTACCTATATAATATATATTCAGGATTTGAAAAATTTTTGTCCAAAAAATCTTCTTCTTAAATAAACTTTTTAGAAAAAAACTTGGTTAAAAATTAGTAAACAAGCATTGTATAATTATTGGTCAAGACTTTCAGATTTCTATCTTAACAATGTAATTAATCTATTATGCTAACGTAGCTTAGCTAATTTCTTATGAACGTTTACCCAAACCATAAATTCTGGGAAGATGATTTAGAAGTACCAGTTAACTACTTACTTGAGCGTTTTCACAATACAGAAGTCCGTCATTCCTGGATGAATTCACTTTCTGGTAGGCAGTTAAGTGTTATCTTTCAACACTGCTTTAAAGACAAGCTAAATGGTCAACTCTTTGATGATCAAGACTACGATAACACATCCATACAATATAAACGTAAAGTGATTGCTAAACATTTAGACTCTCTAGTTATTTATTATCTGATTAGCTGTTTTGAACGTGCAAACGCCTACGACAATGTTACAAAAAATAATATAGAGTTCAAAAGCGTGATTTCTAGGGGGTTTCTGTGCTCAAAGACAAATTGAAAGATTGAACCTAGAAGCTATACGAAAAGCCTCAAAAACTTATTTTTGGATCTTATACATAAAAAGGAGTCGGCCCAATTTCTCAGCTATTTTTATTGCAACAATTGTAGATATTTTCGTAAACCCAAAAACTCACCGCTTATTTCAGAGTTGTATCGCGAGCTCCTCAATCCAATCAAATTGGAAGAATTTTTATATTCTTCAAAATATTCACAGATTTTACAAGATTTAAGTTTTTTACTGCACAACTATCATAGGAGAAACATTATATGAAAACATTAGGCTCTGTGAACAAAATTTTAGAGTAACCATATGAGTGCTCCAACAAAATTCAAAAAACCCATAAAGACCTCAGCAGTCTTATCAAAACGGGAGAAAATTCGTCTGAAATTTTTGATTTTCCCGAAGAAGCACTCAATCAGATGCCGCTCTTTATAAATATGGTCATCATAATGTCTCTGTACTTTGCGATTCCGCTTTGGTGACAGTGCACCCTTTGCTTTCAAGACAGGCAATAAAAGCATATAGCCCTTATCGGCCACTACAGTTGAGCTAGAGACATATTTAGTTAGAACTGATGCCTGAGTAATTTCGTTCCTTTGACCTGGGGTCAAAATAAATTTGAGTGGGTTTCCCAACGCGTCAACAAGTGCATGAATTTTAGTCGTAAATCCACGTGCATAAGCGTTGCGTGGCCCGCATGGATACTGGGCATCTGCAAGGATAATAGTTGCAAGTTACTCTAAGTTGCTTAGTGAAAAACATTCGCTCGATACGAGGTGCATAATGCAATCTGATTGGTATAAAAAGCTGTTTCCAGAGGTAAAATTATCCAAAGACCAGAACACTAAATATAAATTCCAAACAGTGCAGAGAGGATACAGAATCGCAACATCAGTTGGAGGGACGTTAACCGGTGAAGGTGGAGATTTTATTATTGTGGACGATCCGCTTAACCCTGCCCAAGCTTTGAGTGAAACGTTTAGAAAGCGTGCCACAAACTGGTTCGATCAGACTTTAGTAACGAGACTCAACGATAGAAAAAAAGGAGTAATTGTGCTTGTTACGCACAGGCTGCACCTAGAAGACCTAACCGGGCACCTCTTATCTAAGCCAAAAAACATATGGCATCACATTTGTTTGCCAATGATTTCTGAAAAAGTGGAGATAATCGACTCAATTACAACACAAAAAAAAGGTTTATATTCAAGAGAAGAAAATGAGTTATTATATCCCCTTGAGGGAGGAAAAGAAGAAGTTGAGATGATAAAAGTTAAACTCGGGAGTTACGCTTTTGCTGCTCAGTATCAACAAAACCCCCTGCCGCTTTCAAGTGGTATAATTAAACAAGAGTGGTTGAAGCACTATAAAAATCTCCCTGATAATCTCTCACATGTAACTCAAAGCTGGGACACTGCAGTTTCAACAAACGATTCCAGCGACTTTAGCGTCTGCACCACCTGGGCAAAAATAGATAATAAATTCTATCTACTTGATGTATATCGAGCAAAGCTTGAGTATCCAAAGCTTAAAGAGCAAGTTCTGTCACTAGCTGCAAGATGGGCACCACATGCAATTTTGATTGAAGCAAAAACGAGTGGTCAACAATTAATACAAGAGCTAAAGGCAAATAGCGATCTACCCATTATTGAAATTGTGCCACACAATGACAAACTCACTCGATTTTACCAAATTGTTCCAATTATAGAGTCTGGCAGGGTTTTTTTGCCGCATCAAGCGGTATGGCTCAATGATTTGAGTATGAGATTTTAATGTTCCCAGAAGCCCGTTATGATGATCAGGTGGACAGTACAGTACAATATTTACAATGGATGAGAAAAATTAACACCAGCGCCTTTAGGGTCAGAGACTTTGGCCCTAACCCTAATAAACCATTTAGGTGGTTAAGATATATCTAAAAACCTAAATTCGTTTCCCCCAAGTTTCTCGCGTATGCTCTACAGTACGACACTCTTTAACCTCTGAAGAGACACTTTCCTTATGTGGCACAGCAGGAGAATCAGGTAATCCTGAAGAATAACCACTATCTCTTTTAGAACTAGAGTTATCAGGTAATTGTGCTTTTGTAAGTCGCAATAACTGTGATTCTTTACCCTCACATAGAGATCTGCTTAGCTCCCTTTTCCCCGAAAGAGTATGCGTCAAATATAAATGCTGCTCCTCCCCAGGGGAGAAAGAGTTGGAGTCTAGCTTCTTCTGCAGCTCAGGAGAAAGAAATGGGCGTAGTTCCTTCCTCTCGTCACTAGTAAGAGGTTTTAGTCCACCTGGCGCACCTTCATGCGTAGGAGAAGTCACTTTTGAGGGTGGATTACTTTTTGCTTTTCTTTCTGAGGCAGATCGTTCAGAAAGAAGTGTTTTTTTAGTTACAGAAATTGTAGGCATACTTCGCGTTGTATCACGCCCTACATTATGTCGCTTAAGGCCTGCGTCACGTTGCTTAGACTTAGAAGGTGAAGAGCAGAGATCTTTTATTTTTTGGAAAATACCCTCATGTTCCTTCGGAGATTCACTCTTTTGTGACTTTGCTTCAGAACACTCATCACTAACTTGCTGTTTTTCAGGTTCCACATCGTTCACATCTTCAACACCTGGAGAATATGACGATGGCACATACCACATACTCTTCCCTGTTCGCATACTTTCACTAGCACCTCTCGATGATGAAGGTCCACTCTGTGGCAATGACCATAATACTGCACTTGGAGCCAGTAATGACCAACGGTTCGTTTGCTGAGCCCAAGGGTTAGTCCCTACTGGATTAGCACCTTTCCATGATGAAGGTCTACTCGGTTGCCATAACGAGGGTTCTGCACTTGGAGCCGGTGATGACCAAGCGCCTATTGGCTGATCCCAAGTACTAGCCCCTGCCGGCACATTTTTAGCAGCACTTACAGATTGCACTGATGAAGATGGCCCTGAAACACCATGACTAACTGCAATAGAATTCACCTGCGACAATGGCGAACATCTTCCACCCGTTCCAGCTAAATTTACTGGATTATGCAGCACTTGTTTTTTCTCCGATCCTTGCCTGGGAGAATCCTTTGCTACATCCTGATTCCACGTAGGAAACCTCTGTGCCTGTGATTGCTCAAGGAATGATCCTGGATCATCACTTGAAGAATGTGCAACAGAATCCTTAGGTTTTGGAGGTGACTCACCAATACCACTATCTCTATCTCCCTCAGATTCAAAAAACCTAGCTCCAGTTTGTTCAGGCGGTGTTCTTGGTGGTTCTGCATGTGTAGGAGAAGTTACTGTTGAGGAGGATCGACTCGAGCCACGTCTCTTAAAATTCTCAAGATCAACTGCAAATTCAAAACATCCGTTTCTTTCATTATATGCAATTGGAGACTGCATAATTATAGGGAGTAAAAGAGCAATCTGCTTATTAGAGAAAGCATAAACTGGCTCTTTACAATTAGCAAATTGTGGATTTGCAGTTTTGCCTCTAATATCACTTATAAAATTATCATTTGTAAAACCATTAAATATTCCTCCATTAAATACTTTATTAATTTTTGATGCATCCCTAGAACTTAAAGTTTCAAACTGACCATCATCCATTTCTATAAAAGGCATAAGAGCAAAACTATGCCCATTCTTTATTTTGTTTTCGTCTGTAAAAGTATCATAATCATAAACGTTAATGGATTTTCTCACCTGTTTAGACACTAGACTGCTAAGAACATCTTTAAAATTTTCGACTTTAGAATCTTCTTTGCCTGGAGTTCTAAAATCAAGCGCCACTCGCCCTTTAACATGTTTTGCTACATTCTTGACGACATTAATGTTAGTAATATCTTTAATATACAATTTATTATCTCTTTGTTCATAAAAGATTGAACTATCATTAAAACCATACTCCTCTAACTTCAAGTCAAACGCTGAAATATACATACCCCTAAATGCTTCAAAAAACCTTGGAGGATACCTGTTCTCCTTACAATATCTATCATTAAAAGATATACAGTATAGATAAGGAGAGTGCCTATCTATTTCCTCTAGAACAGAACCTTCTAAACACTCACAAGCTTTTTTCTTCATCATTCTTGCACTTGTTTCTAGATTTTTAACAACTTCTGCTTCCACGGCACGCTGAAACTCTTTAGCAAAGTAAATCTTCAAGTTACGAATTACTTCATTATTCGTAGAATCTGCAAGCTCCACTTTTCTTATAGCACTCCCTTCTGCCTTCCATTTAGAGTTAACGTCAAAGACGAATGGAAAATAGTTTAAATTATAATATTCACCTGCTACCTCTTCAGTGCCGTAATGCCGTTTTATTATTTCTTTCCTTACTTCTTGGAAATATTTTTTTACCTCAACATCAGAAGCAAACAAACCAACAATCTTGTTACCTTTTACAGTAAAATTAGTATTAACATCATCAAAATAATAATTACGTAAGTTAAACGCGTTAACCAACTCTGTTACAAAATTATTCTTAGGCATAACCACTCCTACTAAAATTGTGATGAAACAAGATTACTTACTTTTGTCTTTACTACTGCCAGCACTAGTAGCACTACTACTACCCAGTTGCGTAGCAGGCTTGCTACTTTCACGTTCACGTTGCCGTGCTTCTCTCTCATGCTTATCAGGACCGACTCTTTCAAACCTATCGCTTGGAATTATCCTATTACCCCTACTTCCATTATCATTATTACTATGCATATTACTCTCCAGTAAAAATATTATGTAACTAATATACTAAAAATAAATTATAGTGCAAGCACTTTTTTATATTTTTTAGTATAAATTTTATTCACTCTTTTTCATAAAACTTAAGTTTTCTAGATTCCGCTAACACGTAGCGGAATGACGAACTGTCGACACCTATCT harbors:
- a CDS encoding Holliday junction resolvase, which gives rise to MSILTLDLGKQTGWAIFTDGVIESGSKNFHGSRFSGGGMHFLSFGNWLNSLEHKFTAVYFEEVRRHLGTDAAHCYGGFLAVLSAWCEEHNVPYKGVSVKTIKRFIAGKGNASKSEVIEAIREKGFFPQDDNEGDALALMFYIMSFSECCDINILHNEF
- the terL gene encoding phage terminase large subunit; amino-acid sequence: MRGPHGYWASARIIVASYSKLLSEKHSLDTRCIMQSDWYKKLFPEVKLSKDQNTKYKFQTVQRGYRIATSVGGTLTGEGGDFIIVDDPLNPAQALSETFRKRATNWFDQTLVTRLNDRKKGVIVLVTHRLHLEDLTGHLLSKPKNIWHHICLPMISEKVEIIDSITTQKKGLYSREENELLYPLEGGKEEVEMIKVKLGSYAFAAQYQQNPLPLSSGIIKQEWLKHYKNLPDNLSHVTQSWDTAVSTNDSSDFSVCTTWAKIDNKFYLLDVYRAKLEYPKLKEQVLSLAARWAPHAILIEAKTSGQQLIQELKANSDLPIIEIVPHNDKLTRFYQIVPIIESGRVFLPHQAVWLNDLSMRF